One segment of Solanum stenotomum isolate F172 chromosome 1, ASM1918654v1, whole genome shotgun sequence DNA contains the following:
- the LOC125868171 gene encoding uncharacterized protein LOC125868171, whose product MSTKLEQASSHIQTAASSATPLSGPKISMFANKTGFVIPKNKLAGSLVPVFRVGKKGASDSVNEDSTKQVQRKTKWGPDLTQDTTVRKARALAYQSRVDQITQLLNSRSLEGEGSKDSLLASPAKDHESSDHQPNDENVRSLELERREIIGEILKLNPSYKPPAGYKPVPKEAKIPVPIKEHPGYNFIGLIFGPAHKQLEKETGAQVKVYVIKADTGEKVEVTSGENDSGAYEEMHVQVSAETYEKVDAAVALIELLVTPASMTPAATTTKASGDGETISVEATPAPTPPPVVNQGMAQPGFGAQPAQLQSHFQPYQGQWFPGPTSQNPVPRFPGPANSGISSASLVSNTHQVSPSPTNLSNTSSPFGPPHGMQDGFGSVPRNPFVHSSPQAPLMQQQYMPSSHFGQIGGLRHPIPSLGSTPPQPNMTLPQFSQGQPSPTGFPQVVRPVMSALPQSVPPTAYPDRPLTPAGNSPGWSQSPWNNQTGQGPSNMIAMAPPTVSPQGSHHLASRPMGVSAAPHIDVFQGHNLAPQSSGPSPSAHMPPPLRPSSGSTPAHFLNHSVSSGQPINPNLSPNPVPVSSLNINSMRPTSFVTPNPLQPNSDFTFQPHHSQNPAASRLISQFGSQELSPSNQMMRPHLRPAIDNPNPPLVIQGFQRPQLNNQISQPGPPMSLDFARGPAGPLPQFRHPTFSNQGIASPTVPQMQPMNFRPAPNHVGSFPPRVNSMPLQQNNPNAMLRPQNFEAPNNVFFRHARPASGSSGAHQIYDPFSPTSVPRHPHPGGNPAMAEKQENDPEYEDLMASVGVK is encoded by the exons ATGAGCACAAAACTTGAGCAGGCATCTAGCCACATTCAGACGGCTGCTTCATCTGCAACACCATTGAGTGGCCCAAAGATCTCTATGTTTGCCAATAAAACTGGATTTGTGATACCAAAAAACAAGTTAGCAGGTTCATTGGTTCCGGTATTTCGAGTAGGAAAAAAAGGAGCTAGTGATTCTGTAAATGAAGATAGCACTAAACAGGTGCAAAGGAAAACCAAATGGGGTCCTGATCTCACACAGGATACTACTGTCAGAAAAGCAAGAGCATTGGCATATCAG AGTCGTGTGGATCAAATAACACAACTACTGAATTCTAGGAGTTTGGAGGGAGAAGGCAGCAAAGACTCATTATTAGCCTCTCCTGCTAAAGATCACGAGTCTTCAGATCATCAACCTAATGATGAG AATGTGAGATCACTGGAACTTGAAAGACGGGAAATCATTG GGGAGATTCTAAAACTGAATCCCAGTTATAAGCCACCAGCTGGTTATAAGCCTGTACCAAAGGAGGCAAAAATTCCAGTACCT ATCAAAGAACATCCCGGGTACAAttttattggtttgatttttggTCCTGCTCATAAGCAACTGGAAAAG GAAACTGGAGCTCAAGTAAAGGTTTATGTTATTAAAGCAGATACTGGAGAGAAG GTAGAAGTTACTTCTGGTGAAAATGACTCTGGTGCTTATGAGGAAATGCATGTCCAAGTATCAGCGGAGACATATGAAAAGGTTGATGCTGCAGTTGCTTTAATTGAACTTCTGGTTACCCCAGCTTCA ATGACTCCTGCGGCCACAACCACAAAAGCCTCAGGTGATGGAGAAACTATTTCCGTTGAAGCAACACCTGCCCCGACTCCTCCTCCTGTAGTAAATCAAGGGATGGCTCAACCAGGTTTTGGAGCACAACCTGCTCAACTTCAAAGTCATTTTCAGCCATACCAAGGGCAATGGTTTCCTGGACCGACATCTCAGAATCCTGTACCTCGATTTCCAGGACCCGCTAACTCCGGGATTTCTTCAGCATCCCTGGTCAGCAACACTCACCAAGTATCACCGTCACCTACCAACTTGTCAAATACATCCTCACCCTTTGGTCCGCCACATGGTATGCAAGATGGCTTTGGTTCAGTTCCTCGAAACCCTTTTGTTCACTCTAGCCCACAGGCACCGCTAATGCAGCAGCAATATATGCCTTCCTCTCATTTTGGACAAATTGGTGGACTTAGACATCCTATACCATCTTTAGGGTCTACACCACCTCAACCCAATATGACTCTGCCTCAATTTTCTCAGGGCCAACCGAGTCCAACAGGGTTTCCGCAAGTTGTCAGACCAGTAATGTCTGCATTACCTCAGTCTGTCCCTCCTACAGCATATCCAGACCGACCATTGACCCCAGCTGGAAACTCCCCTGGATGGTCACAGTCACCATGGAACAACCAGACAGGTCAAGGTCCAAGCAACATGATTGCCATGGCTCCCCCCACGGTTTCCCCTCAAGGAAGTCATCATCTTGCTTCACGCCCAATGGGTGTCTCTGCAGCTCCGCATATAGATGTTTTCCAGGGACATAATTTAGCACCCCAATCATCTGGACCATCTCCATCAGCACATATGCCTCCTCCATTGCGTCCATCTTCAGGATCTACCCCTGCACATTTCTTGAACCACTCTGTGTCTAGTGGACAACCAATCAATCCAAATCTCTCACCTAATCCAGTTCCTGTAAGTTCTCTTAATATTAATTCTATGAGACCTACTTCCTTTGTAACTCCAAATCCACTGCAGCCCAATAGCGATTTTACATTCCAGCCTCACCATTCACAGAATCCAGCAGCTTCCAGGCTAATTAGTCAATTTGGATCTCAGGAACTTTCACCTTCGAACCAAATGATGCGCCCTCATCTACGACCAGCAATAGACAATCCAAATCCCCCACTTGTCATTCAAGGATTTCAAAGACCCCAATTAAACAATCAGATTAGTCAGCCAGGACCACCTATGTCACTTGACTTTGCTCGAGGACCTGCTGGCCCTCTCCCTCAATTTAGGCATCCGACATTTTCAAATCAGGGTATAGCTTCACCTACTGTCCCTCAAATGCAACCTATGAACTTTAGGCCAGCTCCAAATCATGTAGGTTCCTTCCCTCCTAGAGTGAACTCCATGCCTCTTCAGCAAAATAATCCAAATGCCATGCTTCGACCACAGAACTTTGAGGCTCCCAACAATGTCTTCTTCCGTCATGCTAGGCCTGCCTCTGGCTCCTCTGGAGCACATCAAATATATGACCCCTTCTCGCCCACATCTGTCCCTCGACATCCTCATCCTGGTGGTAATCCAGCAATGGCAGAAAAACAAGAGAATGATCCTGAATATGAAGACTTGATGGCCTCTGTTGGAGTTAAATGA